The genomic stretch tttcatgaaactttgtagataataaagaCTACCTAtgcagatgtgcatattgacaggaaattatgattcaatttttttttcttgtacaattttttttcttagttattttatttcttcagTGACAATGtagggacgtggggtatgtgagcacgctcactaaggttctttaattgtaAGAAAGTTGAAAAGCTTTGAACCTGTGTTAACTTATGCAAAATAAAACTACTTGTTTGCTGGTAAACATTTAGTtctgtttacaaaaatattacaaatatttcaaatatgcCCCTTTTGTTATATGAGTAAGAGTGTATTAAAAGCAGTGGTTTATTCATTCTTAGCTTATCTGTCTACATGTACTTGCATATGACAAAGATACAGTATTTCAAGCACATACAGTTGCATTTAAAAATGATACTGTTGTACTATCTTAGCATGTAACAGTATACAATATATATTGTACCATTATATTTTATGGAAAACAAATTAATGTAGTgtttattatttgtgttttttcagGTTTCCCCAAATTTATACAGATCTCCACAATGTTATAGGTAAAACTAATTCTGATCAAGATTTACGATGGTGGTCTAACAATAATGGTTCAGATATGGCAATGAACTGGCCACAGTTTGAGGTAAAAATCATTTATATGCTAGCTTGAATTAGAAGTAAAAACTTATCACCATTAGACACACTTAAGAAGTTAATAAAcaatatcatttatgaaaaaaatgtagtagatatgtttatttttaacattaaacTTCATACCTTTGCCTAAGGTAAAACCTTAAAGACCTGACTTATAAATGTATACTATTGATCAGTCTTCTGAGAGAAGAGAATCAATCTAATCATATATGTATACCCCTTTTCTAAGCGGCAGTGTACAATGTATAGTGATTGGTGTTATCCATTAATCCTTCGTTCCATTTTTCATCTGCATTTACTCTTGATGTGACACAATTACtttaaatgttcatttaaatCACATATCTATTGCATCTCCTGTTTCATTTCTGCATAGGAATATTTATAGGCCCCTGCAGTAGCAAAGTGGACATTAAGTGTAATTCTTGCCCGTCTGTCCATTCTGTCCATACATCctcaaaattggtttccattctctaaatttagtttccctcaaccaaatattatgaaacttatacacaatgcttatatatcgtcaagttattggaattccaatggggactaactgtgcaccacttattgcggacctgtttttgtattgttatgagttacaatttatgactaaaattagcaaagacccatcaaaacaacatttgatacaaaaatttaacaatacttttagatatttggatgatatattggctctaaataatgacgacttcagtatgtatactaaagaaatttatcctgtagaacttactttaaataaagctaatgataacaatgaccactgccctttcctcgatcttgatatctatatcataaacgggaagcttaatacaaaaatttatgataaaagagatgatttttcatttcctattgttaattatccatttttagatggtgacgttcccttgtcaccatcttatggtgtttatatatctcaacttgtacgattcgctcgtgtatgtaacaatgtattagattttagcgagagaaatttatgtattactgaaaaattattacaccagggttttcgatatcacaaactggtcaaaacatttactaaattttatcaccggtataaggaaataattcgtaaatataactcaacatgcagacatcttatacgttcaggtatttcacatccaaaattttatggaaatattctttataaagcacaaaaatgtcagtattctcctcagaaactaacaaaacctttaaatagacttattaaaaggggatatagttacgatactgttgtcaggtcattaaagattgcatattttggctttaacattgattcactgatagggtctttgcatcggaactaaacacatttatttttaaaaaaacagttgttggcatgacacgggttatgttcttctcatatattttatgatagtatgatactaaacccctaacgggagggattgtacctgatattcatatgatgaagacataatctttcaatcagtttaattgaggtctggagctggcatgtcagttaactgccagtagtctgttgttatttatgtattattgtcattttatttattttcttttgttacatcttttgacatcagactcggacttctcttgaactgaattttaatgtgcgtattgttattcttttacttttctacattggctagaggtatagggggagggttgagatctcataaacatgtttaaccccgccgcaattttgcgcctgtcccaagtcaggagcctctggcctttgttagtcttgtatgattttaaattttagtttcttgtgtataattcggagtttagtatgacgtccattatcactgtactattatgcatattttaggggccagctgaaggacacctacgggtgcgggaattctcgctacattgaagacccattggttgccttcgtctgttgtttgctctatggtcgggtggttgtcgctttgacatattcaccatttcctttctcaattttattataatctcAAAACAAATATTAAGTTTGAAATTGGGGTCACTTTTCTTGAGTGATGCCCCTATGTAAATGGAAAAAgttgcaaaatatgtcatttccattctctaactttaaaCCAAATGTCAGAAAACTTATACATATGCTTGTTACCACAATAAATAGATCAAGTTCCAAATTGGGTGgagtcacttttactgttcatgagttatgcccttttataaacataaaaaaatgctgaatttttcataACTATCCTCTAACTTTGGTTTGCCATAaccaaatattataaaacttCCACATTGCTTATTACAttgtattaccacaaaacacagatcaagtttgaaattgggtTGTTTTACTTTTACCATCTATAccctttttaaacataaaaattgctgaatttttggtttccattctctaactttagttcgcctaaaccaaatgttatgaaacttatacacaatgcttataatcaCAATATGTTATTAACTACATGAATTCTGCATCTGTATGTGAAAGTTCACTTATGCATAtttgcaagcaggggcatctgtggcccatagacacaatctcttttcagtttgtttttcatttttagcaccTATGGGTATAAAAACATTAATGAATATTACTGTCTTGTATTTGCAGAATTACCTGAATCCAGCCAGTAtattattagatttttttattatctaagggtcatctttgtttatttttaggaATATTCACCAGATCTGCAATCCATTTCAAAGAAAGAAAGGAAGTCCCAATTACATTCTAACGATggtataacgataacaagcaTTAGACACAAGGGAGACTTTCCTGCACCAGCTTCACCACACACTGGAGATACCCTCAATCGTCAATCGTCTAACAAAACAAATGATAGTGATAATGGCAGGTCAGTTcatttttatgatatatgtattttAGGCAATTTATTGCAATCAAATGGATCTTCAATAAGAAATATTTGTCTGTACGGAATTCTCTTCTTATCATGGTCTTTTATCATGATGATGTTCCATTAGAGGAATTGGCTATGTAGCATTTCCGAAAACAACCCTGTCAGTTGTCTAAAAAAAGTAGGTAAAACTTTTAGTCTCCAATAAGAAGAGTTGTAGTGTAATACATTGATTAGaaataataatgtttaatttgtaaattatcgTGTACTGTTTAGTATACTTAAGTATCTCTTCATAAACTAAATTTTTTATCAGGAAAAATTCCATAGGTATTATCTTACCTAGAAACCCCTCTGTGGGACCTCTTAAACCACAACGAAGTCCATCACTCCATAAACAGTCAGAAAATAGAACAATACCAGAGGGAGCACCTAGTTCATCGGTTGATAAAAACGAAACCAGACCAATACCTGAAGGACAGAACCGGTCTCCACCAACCCCTGCAAAGAGAACACTTATAAGGAATCAATCTGGCAGTAGTATACAATCTGGCAGTAGTATACAACAGAAAGTGGAATACGATGAATCGTTAAATCCATTTGGAGATGACGACGAAGATGAAAACGACAAAGTGGATGATGAAAAGTAATCCAACTGACGTATGCCTACTACTGTTCTAACAGCTTTTGAATGTTCGTTTTCCTGATTTCCATTGCCTGGCATGTTGTTATCTATGGTTTCCAGACTTGCCATGTTTCAGAGCATGAAATACtagttgattttgccaattgtttatattttagtaCAGAATGTTGCTTGTTGATTTTCAGCAATGTTTGTACAGTGTTTATCTTTGAATATATTATGCATTTTTATGTCTGTCTAAACCATTGGCTAATATAGATATTGAACTACAAATTCAGTTTTGGTGTCTCactattttaaaaatttcactaataaaaatgtattttacaaaacaaaagtaatatgattaaaaataattttcaaaactcaTTCATTGTCATGACTGTTATGTATGAGTTTAATACAGTGTAGTTTTTGATAACATTATTAGCTAATGGTTTAGAAGATGTACTTTTATTGACTGATAATTATATTTTCAGGAATAGATCTCAATACCAGCACATTCAATATATTCAAAATCTGTGGCAGCCTATTCCCCTAATATAAGCTTTTCTTTCAAGTCTTTCCTTGATACTAATTTGAATAGCCTTGTACACATaactaataaataaaatgaatgtgTAGATTAATAACAGGTAGTTTGATACATTAATTCAGTAATACATTATAATGAGAAATACAAAAATGTCTGGATTCaccaaaaataatttgtttcaggTGATATAGTTCATGCTTCAAGTTCATAGATTcaattgttatttgtttgatacctaattaaacaaatattaatttgacaaaattgactggTGATGAAGTGTTAAATGCTGTAACTAATATAAATTCATTGCATGAATCTTATAAATATCTCCTGTTCTCTTTAGAAAAATCTTTGATCTGTCAAGCATGTATCTGGTCAAGCTGTAAAGGCtatcatgtatacatattaaAGACATATTAGTACAGTATATCTTGTACCTGAATGTTAACAAGCAACATTCAAGCAATCATAATACAGTAAAGTATTAACTTAAGAAATACAGAGGTAGATTTTGAAAATGTTATGATGTATAACaaatgatgttttgtttttactaACTCCACGGAAAAGGATCAGCTAATATgtttcatcattttcattttgtatgtttgaaatttatttagttGTTGATTTATAGATAATTTCAAATTTGTAATGCAGAAGTCTTTTAATCCCATATAACAATGCAATTTGCACTTATTTGATACAAGGTTAACAGTTAATTTTATCTTATACAACCATTTATAATTATGTACTTCCAGAAACAACCAGAGATCCTCCTACCAACCAACAGGCTATGAACAAGAACTAGAAGAACCCAGTGAACAAGCATACAATGGTCGGACATACCAGGAGCAGGATTCAAATCCATTTGGCAACGAGGACACAGGTTCAGAAGATTCACCGAAGGAATCCCCTCGACTAGCTGACCCTGTCCTTGTTAGAGCAGTGTTTGATTATGAAGCGGTTGAGCAAGATGAGTTCAGTTTCAAATGTGGTAAGTATACTCAGTGTGTACAATGTATATTGAATTCTGTCATTGAGTTATTACAATTTGTGTATGCATACACCAACATAAAAACATCATGTTCACATAGATAAGGACCGCCATAGTTGTTTCAATCTTGAAACTTTCCCCACCTTTTGCTTAATCATCACTTGAGACGTCCATCTGAAATTTGCACCTAGATACTAAATGAATAGGTGTTTCACATATCAACAATTAAAAGTCCTGCATTTACAACAACTTCTTGCTTAACAATTATTGCAAAATCTGCATATCTTCATGTGACGATTTGCCATTTTGAAAACAGTGCAATACACAAATATGTATACGCCAAACAAGTACATTGtacaacaaaaagacattaaaaaATATACAGTTAATACTGCTTACCTTAGTATGATGGAAAAGAGTTTTGATATTATTGATAAGTTATTGCTTAACACCACATCAGCACTTTTGATATAATGATAAGTACAACTAATGGCTATATTAAAAAAGGCTATATGgctatattttaatataaaatataagaacACTTGTGACTAAATGCAGCTAAACTGTACTAATATTAATATTACAGGTGAAGAATTTTACAAATTAAGTGAAGAAGATGAGTTAGGATGGTGTAAAGGACGGAAGGCAGATGGTGAAGAAAAACTTTATCCGGCTAATTATGTCAAACCTGTTAGTGAACTttgatcaaagggagataactcctggGTGTTATATTCTACAATGaatatattagatatatagataAATATGTGTATTCAGAAACAAGGATTGTAATGGTTGGCAACATGGTtgtgaaaaaaatgtatgaaGCTATCTGTTGTTAAGAGATTAGAATATAATGAAATTaagatataaattttatttgtatttaatctGTCGAGAATTGTGTATAGCGGTTTGCTAGTCCATTATATTGATCATTGTGCTTCCTATAGAGACAGATAGatatattatttgtaaaatttattgttCCATATTATTATGTTTTGTAACTTTGTTAACATTTTGTTAGGGGAAAACACAGATTGCCAATTTCACTTAAGCTTTTTATATTATAGCGAAAACCAGGTTAATAGACAGTTATTTTAAATAACAACTTGTAAAATGCTTAACCACAGTTTATCATTAGATTGatatatgtatgttattctaAAGATATATTATTGAAAGCTAATTTAAAGTTAATTTCATgattaagggagttcgcttctcagtttgaaaataattaatttttcaaaacactagtttatattggtATGGGATtcataaaggaatcaaaagagcaaaaaaatatataaaggtcaatgtgcttgttttcgagatatatgcCATTGAAATTGCGGCGGGAAACTTTTCTTCTTTGGCAATTCATAGCTTTACCACTTACAAGTttgttctcaaaaactatttgaaaaataattataaaattttataagacttttacaaattgcctatcattatacatgtaaaagcgAAATTCCTTAACAtaagattcacatgaatttaatgtatacagaaaaacagacaggaaccaaaaaaaatgatatttagaCCTCATCCGCAGGTTTTGCATTTTAGAAATTGTAAATTTAATCGCTGCAAAAATAAGCGCTTACAGTATATAGTTCTACTAAAATGTccttaatacaaaatatattttttctgaagATGTAGCAAAgtgcaattgatttgataaaacaTTGTAAATTTTAGATAAAGTATCATTTATATGTATGTCATTAATACTCATATATcactgtattatatatcatttaatttaatcATTCCTTCTAAACACCTTTCAGATGTAATCGTTCAAAAAAAGATTCATATGTAAATGAATAAGTCATTTTGTcggtttttcttaattttttttatgcaaatatcCTATATTTTGCTATGCATGCTCTCTTATCTTTTATAACGGGGAAATTTTATAAAGGTGtcattttttttgaatttttaagctTTGATTTATTTCTGGCTACAAAGTACTTTTGTGCACATTAAACATGTGATAATTTTGTGTTCTTCATGACACAAGTAGAGAATGGCTTCTAGTTATTCATACCTCTGATTTTgaacaaattttaccaaacttaaaTCACaacagaaattaaaacaaaatatttcgaTTAAGACTCTTGAATGTGATTTGTTATTATGCTACTTAAAAAACACACACTGCTTCAGTTCAATgtgaaacaatatatatttgtactagatgaaaatgtatattaatgaaaataataaaaacttaaaaagcGCAGATTTTTAACAtgatatttttgttcaattttctgGGTATTCTGTCAACAGCTCTACCTCTAAGTAGatcttgaatatatattttattttgacccTGCTTATATTATCAAAGGGCAGGCCCCTTAAATCGCTATACCATTTGTAAATCATGATCATTCTAACATAtcatagttataaaaaaaatcattagacaATAGAAATTATAAAGTTGATTATTATGTGTTCTTCATGACAAAAATATAGAATGGCTACCACGCTCCTAATTATTCATACCTCTACATTTTGTCAGGTGTATTTtcttaaataataaatgttttataaaggaTTATTGTCTGCAAGTTAATATTGTAGAAATCCATCAAGTATATTGATTGAAAATAGTAACATTCCATATATATtaacatagatataaaaataatatatttataaacaagcatCACTTTCGTATATATAGTTTTCTTTTATTGTATGTTTCTCTATTAAAGTGATGGTCAACAAATTTGAGTGTTTATATGGTAAATTGGGATTTTTCAACACCTCGCAGTATCAAttgatttacattcatttttttatgggCTTTGTTGATTTCttcaatttgtttttacaataaaACCTTTAAGTATAGGATAATTTTTACATACAAGAAATAAGATAGAAATAAGTGTTtgaataattttctatttttgaatAACCAGAACTGAAGGAGATCAATGACAATAGGAAACCACTGGACAGTAGATAAATATATTACTAATAATAAGGCTTTACTAGAAATTATCTTGAGTAGATGAAGATATAGTGCAACATGTCTTTTAAACTTCTTTTTATGTCTTAAATTTCCCCAGATTGTCATTAAAACAGCCTTATTTGCATTTAATTCtttctttgtaaaatatttatgaaaaactaatgcaaaatactttaaattttcaacaatttctttaAATGTGAAAACCCTTTTGATAATTTAAAGGCATGTTATTCTAAAAAGTCTGATTACTCAAGAAATTTTAGTCAAAGCCTTTTATTGGTTAGTGAATATATGCAAATATTAGTGTTATTGTATTCATGGTTTGTTAATAGTATATTGTTGAGAGTTGACACTTACTGTCTTACATTTGATACTCTgtagaacataaaaaaaaaagttttataacttgCCACTATTTGTTGTGATTATGACAAGTTGAGGCTTATGCCAAAATATTCATGTTATTGCTTTTTATTTGGCAATTTAGTGTAGAAAAGTCTTTCTAGCATTGTTAATCAAAGATGTTGTAAAATGTAGGagaaaatattgttttctttaattcTTAGGGTAACACTGGTTTTACATCTGAATGAATGAGTCTGTGATAGTTAGATAACTCATTTGctggaaatatatacaaattattgTGAAAATTACAATAACAATGACTGATTTTTACATCCTGCATGCTACATTCTAA from Mytilus edulis chromosome 7, xbMytEdul2.2, whole genome shotgun sequence encodes the following:
- the LOC139482618 gene encoding protein kinase C and casein kinase substrate in neurons protein 1-like isoform X2, encoding MSIHDEMTATSDSFWEIGKYSRTVKRCDNGYKLCDNLRQLIEQRAEIEKGYSKNLLGWTKKWNDFLDKGPEYGTTQAMWRGLLEEANSTAELHTVVAENLMQKVYQGIKSWQKENYHKSMMHYKETKEFDDGFKKAQKPWEKKYTKVMSNRKDYHNACKAEKSTANQVNNMRSDDSVALDTKKKMEERLSKCQQEVAGLKDKYEASLNDINNYNAKYIEDMTEIFQKSQEFEKKRIEFFKSTFYDLHQCLDLSVDPRFPQIYTDLHNVIGKTNSDQDLRWWSNNNGSDMAMNWPQFEEYSPDLQSISKKERKSQLHSNDGITITSIRHKGDFPAPASPHTGDTLNRQSSNKTNDSDNGRKNSIGIILPRNPSVGPLKPQRSPSLHKQSENRTIPEGAPSSSVDKNETRPIPEGQNRSPPTPAKRTLIRNQSGSSIQSGSSIQQKVEYDESLNPFGDDDEDENDKVDDEKNNQRSSYQPTGYEQELEEPSEQAYNGRTYQEQDSNPFGNEDTGSEDSPKESPRLADPVLVRAVFDYEAVEQDEFSFKCGEEFYKLSEEDELGWCKGRKADGEEKLYPANYVKPVSEL
- the LOC139482618 gene encoding protein kinase C and casein kinase substrate in neurons protein 1-like isoform X1, with the protein product MSIHDEMTATSDSFWEIGKYSRTVKRCDNGYKLCDNLRQLIEQRAEIEKGYSKNLLGWTKKWNDFLDKGPEYGTTQAMWRGLLEEANSTAELHTVVAENLMQKVYQGIKSWQKENYHKSMMHYKETKEFDDGFKKAQKPWEKKYTKVMSNRKDYHNACKAEKSTANQVNNMRSDDSVALDTGCRVMNRKKKMEERLSKCQQEVAGLKDKYEASLNDINNYNAKYIEDMTEIFQKSQEFEKKRIEFFKSTFYDLHQCLDLSVDPRFPQIYTDLHNVIGKTNSDQDLRWWSNNNGSDMAMNWPQFEEYSPDLQSISKKERKSQLHSNDGITITSIRHKGDFPAPASPHTGDTLNRQSSNKTNDSDNGRKNSIGIILPRNPSVGPLKPQRSPSLHKQSENRTIPEGAPSSSVDKNETRPIPEGQNRSPPTPAKRTLIRNQSGSSIQSGSSIQQKVEYDESLNPFGDDDEDENDKVDDEKNNQRSSYQPTGYEQELEEPSEQAYNGRTYQEQDSNPFGNEDTGSEDSPKESPRLADPVLVRAVFDYEAVEQDEFSFKCGEEFYKLSEEDELGWCKGRKADGEEKLYPANYVKPVSEL